In Apium graveolens cultivar Ventura chromosome 10, ASM990537v1, whole genome shotgun sequence, the following are encoded in one genomic region:
- the LOC141692070 gene encoding uncharacterized protein LOC141692070 encodes MTDAEQEFQQVLSRVDVKPWTLYTDGASNVNGTALGLVLKSPQGDMIAQSICCDFKATNNEAEYEALIMGLTSDKDMKIKNIDANCDSLLVFNHVKGSYKAKDPKMVAYLDITKGLTNHFDNFSIQQVPRENNVQADALAGLGAVFKNLDLNNIPVVHIVKPAMERLVLGSEIMTLNQYDDDTSEDVDNWIKIYKDYLQFGTMPANNNEVRVLRMKASRFTIIDGELFKKSSTGLLQRCLKKHEVEMVLRDAHEGECGNHTNGRNLSLKILCLGYYWTTLRQDALDYAKKCDACQ; translated from the coding sequence ATGACAGATGCTGAGCAAGAGTTTCAACAAGTTCTTTCAAGAGTAGACGTGAAGCCTTGGACATTGTATACAGATGGGGCATCTAATGTCAATGGAACGGCATTGGGGCTTGTCCTCAAATCGCCACAGGGGGATATGATAGCCCAATCGATATGTTGTGACTTTAAAGCCACGAACAATGAAGCTGAATATGAGGCGTTAATCATGGGACTCACaagtgataaagacatgaagatCAAAAACATTGATGCCAACTGTGATTCATTACTTGTTTTCAATCATGTCAAGGGTTCTTATAAAGCCAAAGATCCTAAAATGGTTGCATACCTTGACATCACAAAAGGATTAACCAACCATTTCGACAACTTCAGCATACAACAAGTCCCAAGGGAGAATAACGTGCAAGCTGATGCATTGGCTGGATTGGGAGCCGTGTTCAAAAACTTAGACTTAAACAACATCCCAGTAGTCCACATCGTGAAGCCTGCTATGGAAAGACTAGTTCTTGGGTCAGAAATAATGACCCTTAATCAATATGATGATGACACCAGTGAAGATGTAGACAACTGGATAAAGATATACAAGGATTACTTACAATTTGGAACAATGCCAGCCAACAACAATGAAGTAAGGGTTCTCAGGATGAAGGCATCAAGGTTCACGATCATAGATGGGGAATTATTCAAAAAATCTTCCACGGGGCTGCTACAGAGATGTTTGAAAAAACATGAAGTAGAAATGGTGCTAAGGGATGCACACGAAGGGGAATGCGGGAATCATACTAATGGAAGAAATCTGTCTTTAAAAATTCTATGCTTGGGATACTATTGGACGACACTAAGACAAGATGCCCTAGACTATGCAAAAAAATGTGACGCCTGTCAATGA